A stretch of Lactuca sativa cultivar Salinas chromosome 6, Lsat_Salinas_v11, whole genome shotgun sequence DNA encodes these proteins:
- the LOC111915795 gene encoding uncharacterized protein LOC111915795 yields the protein MNKEIFNNSEENNSEEKQILTYVEDEDGFHANLLIKQDLLSRVKKIDLEIKKENIFKNVPSKLSILNPLKRKNEIFYFVSTKEISVDIKDTIGAVFLPLLTKEQINNNLKSIPVEIRSKIRMVHIGAVKILIKSQFQAGINSPIKMALIDNKITDRHDCILGAAKGNLAYQKFMFSVYPKFALDLKSTNIDKALSFIHHFERSELMSPGKTVNIKTLDDNTEKKEYVFSTSGKTGIQTIVNHCNNLNQIIARSFMVKKNLDKNDFEKFFEVIERQNKLTIKLTQSIDRHSILLENSLKNNQFVEEVAKKANIEGTLKETNLKISNIHDQLKQLIG from the exons ATGAATAAAGAAATTTTCAACAACTCTGAAGAAAATAATTCAGAAGAAAAACAAATCTTAACTTATGTTGAAGATGAAGACGGCTTTCATGcaaatcttttaataaaacaagACCTTCTCTCTCGAGTTAAGAAAATAGATTTagaaataaagaaagaaaacattttcaaaaatgtTCCTTCTAAACTTAGTATTCTAAATCCtcttaaaaggaaaaatgaaatcTTCTACTTTGTTAGTACTAAAGAAATTTCCGTAGACATAAAAGATACAATAGGAGCTGTCTTTCTACCCCTTTTAACTAAGGAACAAATAAACAATAACTTAAAAAGTATTCCAGTTGAGATTAGATCAAAAATTAGAATGGTTCATATCGGAGCTGTAAAAATTTTGATAAAATCCCAATTCCAAGCAGGAATAAATTCTCCCATAAAAATGGCCTTAATTGACAACAAAATTACTGACAGACATGACTGCATCTTAGGTGCTGCAAAGGGAAACCTTGCTTACCAGAAGTTTATGTTTTCAGTCTATCCAAAGTTTGCTCTAGATTTAAAATCTACAAATATAGATAAAGCCTTATCTTTTATACATCACTTTGAAAGAAGTGAACTTATGAGTCCAG GTAAAACAGtcaatattaaaactcttgacgaTAATACTGAAAAGAAAGAATACGTTTTCTCTACTTCTGGAAAAACTGGTATTCAAACAATTGTAAATCATTGCAATAATCTCAACCAGATCATTGCAAGAT CCTTTATGGTTAAAAAGAATCTTGataaaaatgattttgaaaaattcTTCGAAGTTATTGAAAGACAAAATAAATTAACTATCAAGTTAACCCAGTCTATTGACAGACATTCTATTCTTTTAGAAAACTCTTTAAAAAACAACCAATTTGTTGAAGAAGTCGCCAAAAAGGCAAATATTGAGGGCACTCTTAAGGAAACCAACCTTAAAATCAGTAATATACATGATCAGTTAAAACAACTAATAGGATGA